GCAGGCAAAAAAAACGGCTCACCGCTTTGATTTGCGAATTCGTGAAACACCTCTTCGCGGTTCATTCTTTGACTGGGGCGCACGACCTCCGATTTGGAACACGGGCAGCGACTCATTCTTTTACATCGGTCCTATGGAGTCCGCCGGCGATGTGATGCGAGTCATGGGAAGCTGTGGCATCGAAATTGATGAAGGGAACTTCGGGGCAATGGTCGATCATCCACAGCAAGATGTGTTCATCGCATCGTGGAATCGGGACCAATACGAAGCGGTCACCTTGAGGGTTGCCTTTGCAGAACGTCCAGTGCGAATGCGTGCAACTGAAGACGTTCCTGATGGGGAAACGGAAGCCGTACTTACGCTCATCGACCTTGTGACCGGGAAGGAACTTGACACGCACACAGTTCCATTAACTTTGATTGAAAACTCCAGTTCTCTCGACCCGCTTCACCAGAAATGGTGCCTATTGTGAACTCGCCGGCACCAGACAAACATGCGTGGGGAATCAGCCTGGGATCCATGCACTGGGCCGCCCATGCCGTTCCATTTGAACGCGGACAGAACACGATTGAGAAACGACAGAACGGGAAGAACGTTCCGGCCTCGGTTTTGCTGAGCCGAATGGTTGGCGAGCCGCTCAGGCTGGACTATTGGTCGCCACCTCACCCTCGAGGAACCGCCGCACTCTGGCCACCCGAAGCATTCGTGAGCTCAGAAACTGGCAGTGGTCGCTTCCCAGTCGCCGCCGCATGGACCGGCCGAGCTGACGACGGGAATGAACGTTGGAGATGGGCGATTGATGACGAGGATCATGAACTGAGTTCGCTTGACGCAATTTCGAGCGGTGCATCTCAACTTGCTAAGATTCATGGCAAAAACGCACCATCAGCGATTGTTATTCCTAATGACTTTCGGCAGCGGGAGCAGCAAAAACTGCTTGACGCATGTTCCGCGGCAAGGGTTAATGCATCGTTGCTTTGGCTTCCTGTCGCAGCCGCGCTCGCTTGGCTTGAGCAACTTCGGGACACATTGAAGCCGCCGCAAAGCGATTCCGATGATCCTCTGACTTTACCAATCGTTCACGCCGATTGGGGGCAGGTCCGGTGCTCGACTCTTCAACTGGTTCCAACAAAAGCGTCAGATGGATTTCGATGGATTCCGGCTCGCAGACGCCCCATCGTCAGCGATTGGCACACTCCTGGTTTTGGCTGGACGGAAGCCGCCGCATGTGACCATGTCAATTCGCAAACCATTTGGAAGCAGCGATTCGCTTCATCTATGCTGGCTCATGAATCCGATTCTTCGATATCCGAATCAAACCTGCTGGAGCAAATCGCAGGTTGGTCAGTAGAGCAAAAGAGCCGTTGGCAGGTTGATCTTTCACTTGCCGATCACCTATCGACAATTCCTTCTTCGGCAACCATCATCTTCGTTGGGGATTTTGCCAATCAGGTAGCCAGCGGCGAACAAGTCCGGCGGCGAACAGCGGCGGGCCAGAATCCTCCATTTATAGCCGATGGAGTCACCGGTGAGAGCCTTCTCGCTCGTGGCGCAGCAGTCTTTGCGCGTGATCGGGTTGAGGACCGCATCAGTTACCTCGACACGCTTCCCGATCTTGAGCTATTCGTCGATCGCAATCATCAATACGACTGGCTTAGTCTGCTTGGCGACATGGATCAGTTTGTCCCAGGCGGAGAAGAGTGGAACCTGCCTCGACCGATCGATGGGCTCGCGCTGCGTCGCGGTGCAACAAGCATCAAACTAGTGGTCGCCCATGACGAGTACGACGGCGTGCGAGAATTGCAGGTTCGACTGGATCATCCCGCAGAGTTGGATCTTGCGGCTCGTCTTCATGTGTCTGCTACGCCTGCGCAAGGAAATGCCAAGCTTCGTTTGTTGACCGAAGCATACGGAACGGTGCCAGCCAGAAGTATTCAGGCAAACTGGGACCGCATGTCACATCTGCTGGACGATGAAGGGGTACCGATCGGAAAAGAAGCCTATGCAAAAAGCCGACCTCGAGCTTTCCCGAACCTTCGTCCACGACCAGCGGAAATCGGAAGGTGGAAGGCGTTTCGAAGTCGAGCAAAGCAGTTTCTTGGAGACGTTCATGGTCCGGATGGCGTCAATTCCAAATACGCGTCGCTAAGCAGATTGCTCGACACAGCGCGAGTCGCGTCAGGAACCTCTGCGGTCAGTTCCGATGGGCATGTTCCTCCGGGAGAAGATCAATCGATCGTAGACGAGTTGACGAAGCTAATCTTGGCCTACGTTTCGGTGACTCCATCCGCAATTCACAAGAGGACACACGATGAGGCGGTCAAGCTTCTTGGATTTATGTCAGCGGACTGTGTCGGTATGGATGCTTGGATTCGTCGTGAGATCACTCAAACATCCAAGACAGGCGAGACCACGTGTATCATCGCAGGGAATTGCATTCGCAATCCGAAGACCGCATCCATTTTCGTTAGGAAGCTTTTAGCTGAAATACCTACCGGAAACAAAAAACGGCTTTTGAATTATCAAATGCAGGCACTGGGACGGCTGCTAAGTCAACGGCAAGATGCCATGAGTGAGTTACGAAGCCAAGATGCCACATTGCTCGTTCAGGAATGTATCAACGTTTTTGATGATGAAATCAAGAAAGACAATTTGGCATGGCTGTTCGAGCATAGCGGGTTAGTTGTCGTTTACGCGCTTCGATACCGTATCTATGAACAGGACTTTCTCGATCCTGACTCGGCACTGGCACTGCGTGCGAAAAAGACTTTCGCAGTTGCCATCGAAAAATTGATGGAACGCCGCGATCGCCGGTGGCGATACGGACAGAGCGGTAACTTCGTCAGTCAAGCACGTGCGAAACGACTTTTAGCAGCGCTAAAGCAGCTAATCGATTACATCGACAAACGTGGTGAAGGCGATATATTGATTGCACTCGACGAGTGAACGGAGTAACAATATCGATCACCACTGCCAACGCTGGAGGAGATTGCATTTCACCTGAGCGAAAATAATGCCGCCAGGCGAGCAACCGTCCAAATGCTCCTTCAATGCCCTTTTGTCGTCATGCTACGATTCCGAATAGGATCGCGTTGCGATTGTATCAGGACACAATTGGCTTCCCGAGTGAATGAAAGCCAGCGGCACCGTTTCTCGCTATGCATCGTCGTCGTTGTCATCATCCGGGTCGGCCGAGATGGACTCGAGATAGTCGATCCGCACATCTTTAAGCGACCGCTTCTTGTCGGTATCCACAAGGAAGAAATACCAGCCGTTGACAGCTTTCAGGCCGGTAATTGCCTTCCCTGCGTTCGATGGGCTGGCGAAAAACTGCCCGTTCCATTCAATCCGCCCGTCCGACAACAGTACGGCAACTTCATCGCGAAACTTCTTGCGTCTCGGTGTCAACTTCATCCCGGCTTGGAGGAATTCAGCGCTCAGCAGGTCGCTCAAATCAACGCGATGCCTCGGGCGCACCGCCTCGGTTGCGAACCCAGACTTATAGCCATCAGGAGTCGGCCAGATTTCGGTGATGAGTGACGCAATTTGTTCGCTTCGTGAGCGAATCTTCGCCTCCGTCCATTCAGTCTTCGACTCCTTTAGCAGCTCGCGATTCATGACCAAGACGTCGTGGCCTTCAAGCCCTTGCCGCTTACCGTTGTCACCAGCCCAAGGGCCATTGGAGACCTTTGAATTCAATCGCGAGGTGAGCAGCGTCAAATTACCGAGCGTGCGGATTAATGCCTCTCGCTCACCTTCACTTCTGGGCCCTGCGGGTAGCGGCCAGTTTGCGGCCCACTTGTGTGGCATGATGTGCTCGATAGCCAACTTTCCTCTTGGGACACGTTCACCGCCTAATCCGGTCTGCGCACCATGCCAGCCTCGAAGTCGATCTTCAACAGCTTCTAAGACCATTCTTAGCCGGCCACGCCCCAATCGTCGGTAGGCTGGTAAGACCTTTAGCTGCTCCTTAACTTCTTGGTCATCCGGCCAGTAACGGCTATTGCTTTTTTGGTCGAGTAGGAACGCTTCGATTGCGTCACCAGCCTTCGAGCGATCGCAGCCTTGTAGATGCCGAACGAGTTCTGACACGAGCTGGTTGTAATTCTTGGTCGTGGCCCGTAGCAGCATTCGGCGGACCATCCAACTTTCGATCACAGAAAGTGCCTTATCCAGCTGATTGTCGGGAATTGTATCCTTTTCGGGATCCAACAAAACAAGTACCAAGGGTTTGATGACCTCGCTCTCCATCGCCCCTGTGCGATATGCGAATAAGCCGATCCGATTCACCGTACCAGACTGATTTGCTCCCGCTTCAATGAAGTTGCGATAGATTTTTGCGGTAGCCGTCAGACGTGAAAGCAAGCTTTCCATGGTCTGATCAGACTCATCGACAAATCTTTTGAAACGCGTGAAAACTTCACGTGCAACTACCTCTTCCCCAGTTTGGGCGATCAGCCAGTGATTAAGAAAGATCGACGACCGGGAGTAGCGGGTACGGCCAACGCTCAGCTCCGCTTCCCAGAACGACCGCTCGAAATCTCGCCAATACTTCCGGTATGCAACCTCGACATCAGCACCGGCCTCTAGCAGTCGCTGAAAGATGAAGTTCTTGATCAAATCGGCGGCTGTTAGCTGAGCGCCGCGAGCGTTGAGCGTCTCAAATATCTCTTGCGCATTCTCGTCCGCCCCCAAATCAATCACGACCAGTTGCAGCAAGTCACGCACTGCGGTTTCTATCGCTGCAGCCCGCTTCGCTACAGCATTATCCCCATTTTCTCGCAACCACGCAGCCGCCGACTCTGCAAAGTAGCGGTGAGCTTGCGTCATTCTCTGGTCCCTGAAACCAACGCCGTCGTAATCGACCGGCACAGGTGCCGACATTACAGCGTTGAACGCAGGTCGATCACGGTTGGTAGGCCATACCTTGAACTGGTCTTCTGGATTGGTCCGAAACGGCTCCGCGTTTGTGATCAAGGGCTCCAATCGCATCGCCGGCGCGGTTGCATCAGCACCGACCAATTCGGCATGCAGGGCATCGAACAGCAACTGCAACGTAGTCAGTCGCTGCTGCCCGTCGATGATGGTCCGTTCCTGCATGGTGCCAGCCGGATTCGGCACTTGCTGCAGCACCACAGCGCCTAGAAAGTGTGGGTAATGCTTGCCCGCTGGATCTTGAAGTACGCGATCGGCCATGCGGATCACGTCCAACCAAAGCGGCTCCCACTGGTTCTCTTCGTTCCAAACGTAAGGACGCTGAAACAACGGCACCACCAATCGCTGAGGATGCATGAAGATCAATTGCGGTGCTCGCTTGCGGTTCACAATGAATCCTTGGTCCTCCAGGAAATCGACCATCTGCCGTGAACCGCGAGCCGGATGCCTGAGGTGTTATTCATCCATTAGTCTCATGAATTGAAGATTCTCCTCGGTCTCCGGTTGGGGTTCGTAGTAGATGCTGCTCCTGTGGATTCCCAGTAAGTGACATTGCTCACGGACACTCAAATCAGGGTTCTCGAAATCGATCCACTCCCTGGCTTCAGTCACCGTTTTGGGCCACTTTTTTTTTGAGCCATTCCAACTGAACTTTCAAACGGCCGATCTGTTCGTACAGCTCGGCGGCGTCAGGCTCGTTGGACGTCTCCTTGGTGGGCTTGGTTCGTCCGTCCTCAAAGATGTCCTCGACACCTTCAAGCAACTGCTTCTTCCAAAGGTTGATCTGAGTCGCATGCAGCTTATGCTTTTGAGCGATTTCTGAAATCGTCTTGACCTCCCTCACTGCCTCCAAGGCTACTTTTGCCTTGAAAGGCGGAGAGAACGATCGGCGTTTCCTTGCCATGATTTTCCTCGGTAAATGAAATCTCGGATTGATCCTAGTTTTACCGATCAAAACACAAATTTTCTATCTTAAGTCGTGGTCCAAATATTGGGGTCCACTTCAACCAGTCTCCTCGTTGTGCCCTACACTGGAGCAGCGTATCATGTTTGCTGTTCACTGCACAGCCACGGCGATGTTTCTCTTAAAGCTTGGCAACTCCAACAATGGCCAACGAAGCCGATACCTGCCGGAAGTATGTCGTCCCGCGCCTTCAGGATGCGGGCTGGGAGGAAGAACCGCACCGCATCAACGAACAGGTCACTTTTACGGACGGCCGGATCATTGTCACGGGCAGGCGAGCCAAACGTCGCCCCGGAAAGCGGGCCGACTATATCCTTCGCCACCGCCCCGACTTCCCGATCGCTGTCGTCGAAGCGAAGGGTTCGTACGCAACGCCGAGCGACGGATTGCAACAAGCCAAAGATTACGCCGAGATCCTTGGCCTAATGTTCGCTTACTCGACCAACGGTCACGGGATTGTCGAGTTTGACTACACGACCGGCATCGAATCCGAACTGACTGCGTTTCCAACCCCAGACGAGCTATGGCGACGACTAACGGATGCAGAATCTATTACCGAGACGGCCGCTGAATCCGTTCTCGCGCCGGCCTATCACTTGAGCGGATTTTCGCCGCGTTACTACCAAGAGATCGCGATCAACCGCGCTGTAGGTGCGATCGCCGGCGGCACGCCGAGAAGTTTACTGACGATGGCCACTGGAACCGGCAAGACCGTCGTTGCCTTTCAGATTTGCTGGAAATTGTGGTCGTCGCGTTGGAATCGAACTGGCAGCCATCGCAAGCCGCGTATCTTGTATCTCGCTGATCGGAACATTTTGGTCGACGATCCGATGGCCAAGACGTTCGCGCCCTTTGGTGACGCTCGCTACAAGATCACTGGCGGCAAAATTGTCCAAAGCCGCGAGATGTACTTTGCGATCTACCAATCCATCGCCGAAGACGCCAACCGCCCAGGGCTCTACAAAGAGTTCGAGCGTGACTTTTTCGATTTGATACTGATCGACGAGTGCCATCGAGGTAGCGCTCGCAATGATAGCAGTTGGCGAGAGATCCTCGAATACTTCTCGCCAGCAATTCAAGTCGGCCTCACCGCCACGCCACGCCGCGAAGACAATGCGGACAGCTATGACTACTTCGGCGATCCGATCTACATCTATAGCCTGCGGCAAGGAATCGCCGACGGTTTCCTTGCGCCGTATCGCGTCCACCGGATCGTCACGACTTGGGACGCGGTTGGATGGCGACCCAGCGCGGGTGAACTCGATCGGTTCGGTCGCGAGATTCCTGACGAAGAGTATCAAACCACGGATTTTGAACGGGTCGTCTCGCTACGTGCGAGGACCGACGCCGTCGCCAAGCACCTGACGGAGTACTTGAAGAAGACCGACCGCTACGGCAAGACGATCGTTTTTTGTGTAGACCAAGAACACGCCGACGAAATGCGTCGCGCCCTCAACAATTTGAACGCGGACTTGGTTCGCGATATCCCCGACTATGTTTGTCGCGTTACCTCAGACGAAAAAGAGATCGGCCGCGGACACCTGAGCAACTTTCAAGATCTAGAACGACGTACCCCAGTCATCCTGACGACGTCGCAACTGCTAACCACCGGTGTCGACGCCCCCACCGTTCAGAACATCGTTCTAGTGCGAATCATCAACTCGATGACCGAGTTCAAGCAGATCATCGGTCGCGGGACTCGGGTACGTGACGACTACGGAAAACTGTTCTTCAGCATCCTCGATTACACCGGGTCAGCAACTCGATTGTTCGCAGACACGGACTTTGATGGCGATCCGACCATCGAAACCGAACAGACGATCAACGACGAAGGCGAAACAGTTGTCGATGAAGTCATCACGGTTCAAGAGGAAGAGGAAGGCTACGAGGTCACCACCGAACTAGCGCCAGATGAACCTGACGAGCCCAGGCGAAAATTCTACTTCGATGGTGGCCAAGTCGAGATCGCCGCGCATCTAGTCTACGAACTTGATCCTGACGGAACGCAACTTCGCGTCGTCCAGTTCACCGATTACACCGCTGATAAGGTGCGGACGCTGTATCGCAACGCTGCCGAGTTGCGAGGCGAGTGGGCAGATCCGCAAAAGCGCAGCGACATCATTGAGAAACTGGAAGATCGCGGCATCGACTTCGACCAGTTAGCCGAATCGGCGAATCAACCTGACGCCGACCCACTCGATCTGATCTGCCACCTAGCGTTCAACGCACCGTTAAGGACACGCCGTGAACGTGCTCAGCGACTGCGAAGCGATCGCAGCGACTTCTTCGAGCAGTTCGGCCCCGAGGCACGAAGCATCCTCAATGAGTTACTCGATAAGTACACCGAACACGGCACCGCTCAGTTCGTTATCCCAGACGTGCTAGAGGTTCCTCCGATCAGCGAATACGGCAACGTGATCGAGATCGCCAAGCGGTTTGGCGGCGTGGAAGAACTCCGCAAAGCAATCATCCAACTTCAAACGCTGCTTTATGCAGCAGCTTGACCAATGCACCTAGACAAACTCCTTCAGCATGAGCATGTAAATCTTCCTACAGACTGGAAAAAGTCCCATGACTTCGAGGGTTTCCTTACCGTTCTGTTCCAGAACTACCTTTCAGCTATCAACGATCTAGCTCCATGTCCAGTGAAAGAGTTGGTAGCGAAGAATGCGACTCGAATCGAAAATCTCGCGGACTCGATCAAGCAGACCGTTGCACTATTTTTCGACGGGCATCCACAGGATGCGTACTCTAGGTTCGAGGAAGCGATTAAAGCAGTTCTCCCAGAATTGAATTCGATCGCGTTAAAGAACATCTCTGCAACCGATCTAGGGTTCACATACAGAGTCCGCGTATCTGACACACCCTTGGATGATCCGAAGGCTTTGTTCCATATACCTTTTGAACTGCGGTCGAAGGTAGGAACTCAACGCTACAGTATTCCAGGCCTGCCGTGTCTATACCTGGGAGGTTCGCTGTATACCTGCTGGGAAGAGATGGGGCGTCCACCTTTACACAAACTTTATTGCTCTGCTTTTTGGCTGGCTTGCGATCGCCCCGTAAAAATACTGAATCTCTCAAACCGCCCTGCTCGACTAGCTTTATATACAAACCAAGAAACCGATCTACGAGATAGTGACCCAGGATTTGAATTCATCGTTCCAAGTTTGATTCTTTGGCCGCTGATTGCAGCTTGCTCAATTCGCGTAAAAGATCGAGGCGGTCCGTTCAAGCCTGAATACATAGTTCCTCAGTTGCTACTCCAGTGGATCACCAAGAACGAGGGGTTCGATGGAGTTTGCTACTTTTCAACACACGTTTCACCGGTTTTCAAGACAGACGCGCGACCAGCGTGCAACTTTGTTTTTCCTGCTCAAGTGAAGGCAAGCAACGGGATGTGCGAGTTTCTTCGGTCGAGTTTTAGAATGACCAAGCCATATGGATGGGAGTTTCTTGACTCGTTCAATTTCCGGGTTGGTCCTGGTGGTCACCTTGTGCCCACCGTAGAAGCAGAGTTCATCGAAGGTTCTGTCGAACCTTACTACAATTCAAAATTTGGAATGATTGAAACAAAGCTGAATCAGATTGCCGATCGAATTTTGATCGCTGAAGGCTATTACAAGACTGACGCCACCTAACGGTAGGATTACGAGATGGCAAAAAAGAAAGCCAAGACGGCTAAGAGGCCCGCAGCCCCGAAAACGACCGCGCAGCAATTGGGCTCACTGATCAAATCGGCTCGCGACATCATGCGCAAGGACAAGGGACTCAACGGAGACCTTGATCGTTTGCCGCTACTTACATGGGTCATGTTCTTAAAGTTTCTTGATGATCGAGAGAAGCTACAGGAAGCACGAGCTGAGATCGCCGGCAAGAAGTACAAGTCCGCCATTGAGGCGCCCTATCGTTGGCGTGACTGGGCAACGGATAAGGATGGTATCACGGGTGATGAGCTGATCGCGTTCGTCAACCAAGATGAAGCGACTCGGCCGGATGGAAGTCGCGGACTCGGTTTGCTGGCGTATTTGCGTGGGCTGCAGGCCACTGCCGATGATCGGCGACGTGGAGTCATTGCGACAGTGTTCGATGGCGTCAACAACCGCATGTTGTCGGGCTACCTATTGCGTGATGTGATCAACCTTGTCGATGGAATTCATTTCGATTCGACCGACGAGATTCACACGCTGGCTCGGCTTTACGAGTCGATGCTTCGCGAGATGCGGGACGCGGCCGGTGATTCGGGCGAGTTCTATACGCCAAGACCCGTCGTTCAATTCATGGTTCAAGTGACCAATCCGCAGCTTGGTGAGGTCGTGCTCGATCCAGCCTGCGGCACTGGCGGGTTTCTGTCGGAAGCATTCGAGCACTTGGAGAAGCAATGCAATACGGTCCAGCAGCGTAAGACGCTTCAGGAAAAAAGCATCTTTGGTGGCGAGGCAAAACCGCTGCCTTACATGCTGGCTCAGATGAACCTACTTCTACACGGGCTTGACGCACCTTCGATTGACTATGGCAATTCGCTGACCGTG
This is a stretch of genomic DNA from Stieleria sp. JC731. It encodes these proteins:
- a CDS encoding DUF262 domain-containing protein; protein product: MVDFLEDQGFIVNRKRAPQLIFMHPQRLVVPLFQRPYVWNEENQWEPLWLDVIRMADRVLQDPAGKHYPHFLGAVVLQQVPNPAGTMQERTIIDGQQRLTTLQLLFDALHAELVGADATAPAMRLEPLITNAEPFRTNPEDQFKVWPTNRDRPAFNAVMSAPVPVDYDGVGFRDQRMTQAHRYFAESAAAWLRENGDNAVAKRAAAIETAVRDLLQLVVIDLGADENAQEIFETLNARGAQLTAADLIKNFIFQRLLEAGADVEVAYRKYWRDFERSFWEAELSVGRTRYSRSSIFLNHWLIAQTGEEVVAREVFTRFKRFVDESDQTMESLLSRLTATAKIYRNFIEAGANQSGTVNRIGLFAYRTGAMESEVIKPLVLVLLDPEKDTIPDNQLDKALSVIESWMVRRMLLRATTKNYNQLVSELVRHLQGCDRSKAGDAIEAFLLDQKSNSRYWPDDQEVKEQLKVLPAYRRLGRGRLRMVLEAVEDRLRGWHGAQTGLGGERVPRGKLAIEHIMPHKWAANWPLPAGPRSEGEREALIRTLGNLTLLTSRLNSKVSNGPWAGDNGKRQGLEGHDVLVMNRELLKESKTEWTEAKIRSRSEQIASLITEIWPTPDGYKSGFATEAVRPRHRVDLSDLLSAEFLQAGMKLTPRRKKFRDEVAVLLSDGRIEWNGQFFASPSNAGKAITGLKAVNGWYFFLVDTDKKRSLKDVRIDYLESISADPDDDNDDDA
- a CDS encoding transposase, with amino-acid sequence MARKRRSFSPPFKAKVALEAVREVKTISEIAQKHKLHATQINLWKKQLLEGVEDIFEDGRTKPTKETSNEPDAAELYEQIGRLKVQLEWLKKKVAQNGD
- the hsdR gene encoding EcoAI/FtnUII family type I restriction enzme subunit R, which codes for MANEADTCRKYVVPRLQDAGWEEEPHRINEQVTFTDGRIIVTGRRAKRRPGKRADYILRHRPDFPIAVVEAKGSYATPSDGLQQAKDYAEILGLMFAYSTNGHGIVEFDYTTGIESELTAFPTPDELWRRLTDAESITETAAESVLAPAYHLSGFSPRYYQEIAINRAVGAIAGGTPRSLLTMATGTGKTVVAFQICWKLWSSRWNRTGSHRKPRILYLADRNILVDDPMAKTFAPFGDARYKITGGKIVQSREMYFAIYQSIAEDANRPGLYKEFERDFFDLILIDECHRGSARNDSSWREILEYFSPAIQVGLTATPRREDNADSYDYFGDPIYIYSLRQGIADGFLAPYRVHRIVTTWDAVGWRPSAGELDRFGREIPDEEYQTTDFERVVSLRARTDAVAKHLTEYLKKTDRYGKTIVFCVDQEHADEMRRALNNLNADLVRDIPDYVCRVTSDEKEIGRGHLSNFQDLERRTPVILTTSQLLTTGVDAPTVQNIVLVRIINSMTEFKQIIGRGTRVRDDYGKLFFSILDYTGSATRLFADTDFDGDPTIETEQTINDEGETVVDEVITVQEEEEGYEVTTELAPDEPDEPRRKFYFDGGQVEIAAHLVYELDPDGTQLRVVQFTDYTADKVRTLYRNAAELRGEWADPQKRSDIIEKLEDRGIDFDQLAESANQPDADPLDLICHLAFNAPLRTRRERAQRLRSDRSDFFEQFGPEARSILNELLDKYTEHGTAQFVIPDVLEVPPISEYGNVIEIAKRFGGVEELRKAIIQLQTLLYAAA
- a CDS encoding class I SAM-dependent DNA methyltransferase, with the protein product MAKKKAKTAKRPAAPKTTAQQLGSLIKSARDIMRKDKGLNGDLDRLPLLTWVMFLKFLDDREKLQEARAEIAGKKYKSAIEAPYRWRDWATDKDGITGDELIAFVNQDEATRPDGSRGLGLLAYLRGLQATADDRRRGVIATVFDGVNNRMLSGYLLRDVINLVDGIHFDSTDEIHTLARLYESMLREMRDAAGDSGEFYTPRPVVQFMVQVTNPQLGEVVLDPACGTGGFLSEAFEHLEKQCNTVQQRKTLQEKSIFGGEAKPLPYMLAQMNLLLHGLDAPSIDYGNSLTVKITELGAKDRVDVILTNPPFGGEEEAGIRNNFPADKQTSETALLFLQLIMRKLRKPAGNNAIGGRAGVVVPNGTLFGDGVCARIKEELLKEFNLHTIVRLPNGVFAPYTIIPTNLLFFDRSGPTKAIWYYELPPPEGRKNYTKTKPIQPNEFDDVAKWFALKRRKETDNAWRVSVDDVLKYDDTGALVSCNLDQKNPKSAEALEHLPPEKLADDILVKERRIIEIMEEIKAELARSSG